The genome window CCAGAACGCCGCTCGCTTCGACCCGATTCCGCAAATGGCGCAGGGCCTCGGTCCACGAGCGCTGGCGCGAGCCCCAGTCAATCGACAGTTCGAGCTGTTCTCGCATTGCCGCCGCCGCCGTCGCGGGTGTCGCGTCCCGGCCGCAGCAGCCGACGAGAGCCAAGGGATCTGCGCCGTCCTCGATCAACTCGTCGCGCATCCACGCCTGCCGACGCGCCATGAGGTCCACGGTCTCAAGAAGATCCGGGCTCGGCCGCAGGGGGCGCTCACCGCCCGCTGCCCGAAAATCCGGTATCGGCAGATCATCGTCCGGCGGTTTACGCAGGTAGAGGTAGCCGAGCGGGGTGTGAGTGTGGTGCGCCAGTCTGTCCGCCTGGGACATGCTGATCTTTCCGGACCGTTCCCACTCCACGACCCGAGCCGGTCTGACTCCGACCTTGGCGGCGACCGTCTCCATCCCGAGGCCGGCCCGTTCGCGTGCCCAGCGCAGCACGGTGGGCTGCAACGTCGTCTGCGCGCGGCGACCGCTCACGGTTGTGCCTCCCGCTCCTCCGGGCCGTTGCGCTCGATTTCCTTCATGCGCCCAACTCCGAGATCCCAGTGGTTCCGCCCTTGGTGTAGAGCACGTCTCCGACTGCAGGCTTCACCCGCTGGCAGAAGGTCGCCGTAGCGCACGCATGGAACGCCGGACTCTCGCTCGTCCTCCTTGGTACCACCGCCTCCCTTGAAGAGCCGGCCGAAGCGGCCGAGGTGCCGTGCCTCCCCAGTGCGCCGGGACCGCTCCCAGCTCCTCCACGCCAGAGTCCTTGTAGGCCGGATACGGCTTGAGCCTGGCGGCCATCACATCAACCGAAGAGGGTGTCGCATACTGCCTGCTTGGGCAAGCCGAGGAACGCCGCCACATCGGCGATGATCGCGTTCAGCGTGCCGATACGTACGTCCCGATGCCGCGGTACGGTCACCTGATGATCCTCGCCTCGTGCCGTCAGCGTCACGGTCATGTGACTGCCCCGGGTCCGAGTCACGCGGTAGCCGTAGTGACGGGCGAGCCGCCGGGCGACCTCGGTGCCCGAGAGGTCGCGAGGCAGCTTCATACCGCGATGGCCTCGTCCCGGACCAGGTGCAGGCGGATCACGCGTGGTGCCCCGTCCTCATCGAAGTGGCAGAGCACGGCGTCTCTCGCCATTTCCTTCAGATCGTCCCAGTTCTCTCCCTGCGTGTAGATACTGTAGCCGAGCGCTTTGGCGTCGTATCCGCCTTCGACCGCTTCCGTGACCTCGAAGATGATCTCCGCTGGCCGCGCCCGCGACTCTGCCGATGGATTGTCAGTCACTGCCCGCTCCCGTTGCGCTCGTCTTCGTCACGTCGAGGCCGGTTCGCCGTGGCCCAGAATCTCCGCCAACAGCCCTTCCGTCTCCCTCTCCAACGCCAGAATATCAGCCCGGATCTCCCTCAGAGACCGCATCGGCTTCGGCTTGTAGAAGTACCGCGTGAAGCTGATCTCGTAGCCGATCTTCACGCTGTCGGCCTGGTTCCACGCGTCGGCCGCGTACGGCAGCACCTCGCGCCGCAGGAACGCCTCGATGCCGCCCTCCTCCTGCAGCGGGATCTGCTCCGTGTCGCGCAGGTCGGTATCCGGCTCGTACTCCATGTCCTGCACGTTGGGCGAGAAGCCGTCGAGGTAGGCGTGGAAGTCGGCCGTGAGCTGCTGGCGGCTGGCCCGGGCCCGCAGGTCGCGCAGGGTGAACTTCGAGGTGTTGTAGAAGGCTTGGCCCGCCGCCTGCCGCAAGGCAGCGTCCTGCGTGACTACACCAGTGTCGTCGAGCAGAGCCTTCGTGTTGAGCACTTCCTGCTTGCTGTCCTCCAGCACCGCGTCCAGCCGGCGCAGGACGGTCATCGGCAGGATGACGTCGCGGTACTTGCCGCGGACGTAGAGGTCGCGGAGGACGTCATCGGCGATGCCCCAGATATAGTTCGCGATCCAGTTCAGGTCGGCGTTGCTCGTGGCCATGGGAATCCGTGCCGCCGGCGATCCTGCGGTTCGATTCAGCGGGTTGCCCGTGTTGGGGATAGTACACGGGACGCGGCTCCATCGGGCGCGAAGACGTTGTCGCTCCGGCCGGCCGCGACGCGAGAAGCGCCGTCGGCGCGTCACATGCCCCAGACGTCGATGACGACACCTTGACGTGACGTCTTCCGGTGGCGAAATACCTTCTCGTCCCAACTCCGGCCCTCGGCGTCGCGGTCGATGATCACCAGGTGCCCTTCCTGCGCCGCGCAGCGGTCCATGTAGGCCGCGGTCTGCTCCAGGCCCTCCGCGATGGTTCGTTCCAGGCTGCCGTGCAGCAGCTTGCACTCGATCACGATCTTGTCGACGCGCCGGGCTGTCCCGCCGCCGGCGTGGGAAGGTCCATCGCGTGGACCGCGCTCCGACCCACGGGGGTCGCGCGGCCAGACGATCAGCAGGTCCGTGCGGCCCCGTCCCAGGCCGTACTCCCGCTCGATGCGCCCGCCGCTGTTGACCACGCGCTGCAGGAACGCCTGCAGCAGCAACTGCGGCCACGCCTCCTGATACTGGAACCGTTTCGACCAGTGCTCCGAGTGCTCCCGGAAGAACGTCTGGAACGCCGCCACGAGCGCGGCGACGTTCAGTCCGCCGTCGGTGTCGACGTACCATGCCGTCTCCTGGTCGAATTCCTCCTGGACCACCCAGGTCAGCTCGCGCGGTACCACCTCGGCATAGATTGGGTTCGCGATGCGCACCGGCCTGTCCCGCGCGAGGAGGCCGAGGTCCCGGATGTACTCCAGGTCGCGGTCGGTGAAGGTCCGCGCCTCCGCCCCACTCAGCAGCGGCTCGATCACCCGGCGCACGCGGTCCTCTCTCAGCTTGTCCGCCAACTGGTCCAGGTGCGTCGCCCGCCGCAGAATGAGCCGCTCCTGCGCCGCCCGGAGCGCCTCCGCGTCGATGGCCCGCGACCGGTCCCGTCCCGCCTTGTCCCGGAAGCAGGCGTCATCCGCCAGCGCGTTCACCAGCCATGGCTGCCCCAGCGTCTGCTCCCACACGAGTTCCAGGGCCTCGGCCGTGAACGCCTGTCCCGTCTCCGCCGTGTGCTGCCCGAGCAGGGCCAGGACCTCGTCCCGCGAGAAGTCCCCCAGCCGCAAGGACGCCGCCTTGACGTTGAACGCGCTGCCCCCGGCGATGATCGCGTTCGCCGAGCCGGAATGGATCCGGTAGTCCCGCACGTCCCGGACCCCGCACAAGACCACGCTCTGCGGAAAGCCGCGCGGACGCTGGTGGTATCCGGTCCGCAACTGCCGCAGCACGGCCAGCAGCGAATCGCCGATCAGCATGTCGATCTCGTCGATCAGCAGCACCAGCGGTGTCTCGTCGGCCCCAGCCCAGCGCGTCAACGCCTCCAGCAGCACCTCGTCCGGCGCGTATCGCGCCAGCAGATCCCGAAAGACGCCGTCCAGGAACTCGTCGCCCAGGGTCATCCGCGCCTGGGACGCCAGCCGGCCGAGCACCGTGCGCATGGCCCGTCCGACGTCCTCGCGGGCCGTCTGCGCGACCTCGATGTTGACGTACACGCACCGGTAGCCGTCGGCATTCAGCCGGTCCCGCAGCGCCAGCAGGGCCGAGGTCTTCCCCGTCTGGCGGGGTGCGTGCAGCACGAAGTACTTCTCGTCCCCGACCAGCGCGAGCACGTCGTCCAGATCGAGCCGGTCCAGCGGCGGAACGCAGTAGTGCCGGGCGGGCTTTACGGGACCGGCCGTGGTGAAGAAGCGCCTGCGGTAGCGTCGCTCGGGCCGCGAGGCATCCATGTTCTCGGAACGTATCACGGGTTCACAGTCCCGTTGCGTTTCGGAAGGCGCTCGAACGACAGTAGCGGTCACGGCGTACCGGCCTGCTCGCAGGCCAGCTCGAACACTCGGGCCGTCTTGCCGGTCGGGCCGTCCGCCCGTTGCGCCGGGCGAGGGAGTCTGCGCCGTAGAACGCAACGGAGTGAGTTCCGCGGCGCAAACTCCTGGGATGGTGGGGGCTGGGGCCGAACACGGAGCCTTGCGACGGGTTGGCGGCGCTAGAATGGACAGCCGCGCGAATGTCGAAATCTGCGCCCGAGCCTCGCGGCCCAGCCTGATCCGGGGCGTGAGTTTCAGGAATCCACCGCGTGCCGGAATGCGCGGGTGCTACAGGAGTTGACGATGATCCGCACAGCCGTCGCTTGCGTCGCCGTGGCGTGGGTGCTCGCCGGAAGCCAGACCGTCGCGCAGGAAGTGCGGCGGTCGGCCCATCACGACTTTCGCGCCGTGACCGTGGCTGACGGTCTCGACGTGCCCTGGTCCGTCGCGTGGCTGCCGGACGGCGACATGCTGGTGACCGAGCGTCCGGGACGTCTGCGCATCGTGCGTGACGGGACGTTGCTGCCCGACCCGGTTCCCGGTGTTCCGGAGGTGTTCGCGAGGGGGCAGGGAGGCTTGTTCGACGTGCTGCCGCACCCTGGCTTCGCGACCAACCGCCTGCTGTATCTGAGCTACGCGCGGCCGAAGGGAGAAGGCTCGACCACAACGGTCGTCAGAGGTCGGCTCGAGAACGACAGGTTCACCGACCTCGAAGACGTCTTCGAGTCGCAGTCGCAGGGGCGCGGCCACTACGGGGGGCGGCTCGCCTGGGACGGCGACGGCTACCTGTTCGTCTCGGTGGGCGATCGGATGGCGCGCACGTCGGGAGACCTGCCGGCGCACCCTGCACAGGACCTGTCGAACCATCACGGGGTCACGGCTCGTCTCCATGACGACGGCCGGGTGCCGGACGACAACCCGTTCGTGGGGCGGGGCGGCGTCCTGCCCGAGATCTGGAGCTACGGACACCGGAACCCGCAGGGGCTGCTCGTGCACCCGGAGACCGGCGAGCTGTGGGCCAACGAGCATGGTCCGCAAGGTGGCGACGAGCTCAACCTGATACGGCCCGGGCTGAACTACGGGTGGCCGGTGGTCGGCTACGGCGTCAACTACGGCAGCGGGACGGCGATCCACGCCGGGACGCGCGGCGAGGGCATGGAATCGCCGGCGCACTTCTGGGTCCCCTCGATCGCCACCTCCGGCCTGCTGTTGTACACGGGCGACCGGTTCCCGGCATGGAAGGGCAGCTTCTTCGTCGGCGGGATGGCCGGCCAGCAGCTCGCGCGCCTCACGCCGAGCGTCGATCGGCCGGGCCAAATCGAGCAGGAAGAGACGTTGGCCTACGGGATTGGCCGAGTGCGGGACGTCCGGCAGGGGCCGGACGGCTACATCTACTTGGCGGTCGAGCAGCGCGGCCGGCCGGGTCAAGTCGTGCGGCTCGAACCGGTAGCGCGCCGGTAGCGCCGATCGAGCGCGTACGCCGGCCGACAAGGGGCGGTCACTACTGCCCTCATGGTCCTGGCGACGCGTTACCTGTGCTGTTGGGACGATGACCGCTCGGTGCCCGCTACTTCGAGGATCGATCCGACCTGGGCCAGTTGGACGAGATCGACTGGGGCGCCGTCGAAGCAGCGGACTGGCGGCTAATGCAAGGAGGGCAAGCAGGCCGAGTTCCTGATCGAGCGCCGCTTCCCGTGGGAACTCGTCTCCCGCATCGGTGTGCGGTTGCGGAGGGTCTGCTACCAGACCGAAGCCGTCCTCGAAGCCGCCGCGCATAGGCCGCCCGTCGAAATTCGTCCAGCGTGGTACTACTGAGGGAGGAGTGGTGCCGGTGATCATGTACAAGACTGGCGACATCCTCACGGAGGCGGCGGAGGCCCTGGTGAACACCGTCAACTGCGTCGGCGTGATGGGGCGCGGGGTCGCACTTCAGTTCAAGCGTGCGTTTCCCGAGAACTTCAAGGCATACGCCGTCCGCTGCAAGCGGGACGAGATGAGACCCGGAGATGTGTTCGTCTTCGAGACGGGTGAGATCGTTCCCCCACGCTACATCATCAACTTTCCGACCAAACGGCACTGGCGTGGCAAGAGCCGGCTTGAAGACATCGAGTCCGGGTTGCAGTCGCTCGTCGGGGAGATCCGCTCGCGCGGAATCCGGTCGATCGCCATCCCGCCGCTTGGTAGCGGCCTGGGCGGGTTGCATTGGCCGAGTGTGCGTAAGCGCATGGAGAAGGCTCTGGAAGGACT of Acidobacteriota bacterium contains these proteins:
- a CDS encoding type II toxin-antitoxin system HicA family toxin, whose translation is MKLPRDLSGTEVARRLARHYGYRVTRTRGSHMTVTLTARGEDHQVTVPRHRDVRIGTLNAIIADVAAFLGLPKQAVCDTLFG
- a CDS encoding ATP-binding protein encodes the protein MDASRPERRYRRRFFTTAGPVKPARHYCVPPLDRLDLDDVLALVGDEKYFVLHAPRQTGKTSALLALRDRLNADGYRCVYVNIEVAQTAREDVGRAMRTVLGRLASQARMTLGDEFLDGVFRDLLARYAPDEVLLEALTRWAGADETPLVLLIDEIDMLIGDSLLAVLRQLRTGYHQRPRGFPQSVVLCGVRDVRDYRIHSGSANAIIAGGSAFNVKAASLRLGDFSRDEVLALLGQHTAETGQAFTAEALELVWEQTLGQPWLVNALADDACFRDKAGRDRSRAIDAEALRAAQERLILRRATHLDQLADKLREDRVRRVIEPLLSGAEARTFTDRDLEYIRDLGLLARDRPVRIANPIYAEVVPRELTWVVQEEFDQETAWYVDTDGGLNVAALVAAFQTFFREHSEHWSKRFQYQEAWPQLLLQAFLQRVVNSGGRIEREYGLGRGRTDLLIVWPRDPRGSERGPRDGPSHAGGGTARRVDKIVIECKLLHGSLERTIAEGLEQTAAYMDRCAAQEGHLVIIDRDAEGRSWDEKVFRHRKTSRQGVVIDVWGM
- a CDS encoding PQQ-dependent sugar dehydrogenase, coding for MIRTAVACVAVAWVLAGSQTVAQEVRRSAHHDFRAVTVADGLDVPWSVAWLPDGDMLVTERPGRLRIVRDGTLLPDPVPGVPEVFARGQGGLFDVLPHPGFATNRLLYLSYARPKGEGSTTTVVRGRLENDRFTDLEDVFESQSQGRGHYGGRLAWDGDGYLFVSVGDRMARTSGDLPAHPAQDLSNHHGVTARLHDDGRVPDDNPFVGRGGVLPEIWSYGHRNPQGLLVHPETGELWANEHGPQGGDELNLIRPGLNYGWPVVGYGVNYGSGTAIHAGTRGEGMESPAHFWVPSIATSGLLLYTGDRFPAWKGSFFVGGMAGQQLARLTPSVDRPGQIEQEETLAYGIGRVRDVRQGPDGYIYLAVEQRGRPGQVVRLEPVARR
- a CDS encoding 2-oxoisovalerate dehydrogenase, with the translated sequence MTDNPSAESRARPAEIIFEVTEAVEGGYDAKALGYSIYTQGENWDDLKEMARDAVLCHFDEDGAPRVIRLHLVRDEAIAV